A window of Pedobacter lusitanus contains these coding sequences:
- a CDS encoding DoxX family protein, with protein sequence MNMVQKIEHWGDVHHTKWLDVVRIGLGLLILGKGIAFISDTGVQQEWIIQNNTLGFSGLMAFVVLHTVAFAHLVGGLLILIGLVTRFAAVIQIPILLGAIFFVNISKGFSFLNSELWLSIIVLLLLVLFWVVGSGPYSVDNYMRTHRPKP encoded by the coding sequence ATGAACATGGTTCAAAAAATTGAGCATTGGGGTGATGTCCATCATACCAAATGGCTCGACGTAGTCCGGATTGGACTCGGCTTATTGATTTTAGGTAAAGGTATTGCATTTATCAGTGATACCGGGGTCCAGCAGGAATGGATTATACAAAATAACACACTCGGATTTTCAGGATTAATGGCTTTTGTTGTATTACATACGGTAGCCTTTGCCCACTTGGTTGGTGGCTTGCTGATCCTGATTGGTCTGGTTACCCGTTTTGCTGCTGTGATCCAGATTCCCATACTCTTAGGGGCTATTTTCTTTGTCAATATTTCTAAAGGATTCTCTTTTTTAAATTCAGAATTGTGGTTATCGATTATCGTATTACTGCTGCTTGTGCTGTTCTGGGTAGTCGGTTCCGGCCCTTATTCTGTAGATAATTATATGAGGACACACCGTCCAAAACCATAA
- a CDS encoding TetR/AcrR family transcriptional regulator has protein sequence MKNTKQKIIDTAIEIFNDDYSSTLEKVAERSEVTRRTLHRYFTDRSDLLKACQLEMQENCGTSIAKAINSSEDPLMQLEQVLYAGIDCGSKYSFLQKLYQQQDDLSQKKDEGYDAYDDIFSQTMSIILELQQQKVISSNLTLPWISLFLNGIITTTILSSTTGSVARNDIKNFAWYSFSKGIGIDPGNN, from the coding sequence ATGAAAAACACAAAACAAAAAATCATTGACACCGCAATAGAAATCTTCAATGATGACTATTCCAGCACACTTGAAAAAGTGGCAGAGCGGTCTGAAGTTACCAGGAGAACACTTCACAGATATTTTACAGACAGAAGCGATTTGCTTAAAGCCTGCCAGCTCGAAATGCAGGAAAACTGCGGAACCAGTATTGCGAAAGCAATCAACAGCTCGGAAGATCCGCTGATGCAGTTAGAACAGGTTTTATACGCAGGTATAGACTGCGGATCAAAATACTCCTTTCTGCAAAAATTGTATCAGCAGCAGGATGATCTGTCTCAAAAGAAAGACGAGGGTTACGATGCGTACGATGACATTTTTAGTCAGACTATGTCCATCATTCTGGAGCTTCAGCAACAGAAAGTAATCAGTTCAAATCTCACACTTCCGTGGATCAGCCTATTTTTAAACGGTATCATCACGACCACAATCCTGTCTTCGACTACAGGATCAGTAGCCAGAAATGACATTAAAAATTTCGCCTGGTACTCTTTCAGTAAGGGAATTGGAATTGATCCCGGAAACAACTGA
- a CDS encoding ATP-binding protein, which yields MKNKQVSFIIILVIIAFFIVLLLRTSYIHYTGQKTLQATSLLRDVNNEQIYKLDTINMGLQEAENNFRMYTSLWDKQYFIKYSKGIQRVSALLESFSKDEMKDVSTDISNDLAKRNKQILLYASIKKMTDSLMSVNLKTDTSRNPIPAIVFKRSPRPVVKKTIRTEVIAPVPEVKKTKFFQRLKSAILNKGDKKDTAKTSKIETVTVEATENDNVYSKKQIDEIEKFYKNIFENQRGNHKLLAENERSILKLNERILANIKVMFSEFSDRERQLQENRRASFRSQAQHSLEVLGTSVKINFLINVFAIVIIVSLLISLYIAYNKIVQASKLASEQVIVKSRFFTSISHEMRTPLNAILGATEQLKATPLNTEQEAMANLLETSSSMLLSAVNEILDFSRLETGKLSLSKTPFHYKTILHEIVAATAVLANQKGLKLILNQKDAPDLLVTGDPYRLKQILVNLIANAIKFTDKGEVLVKVNTKKTEAGHIQLYIEVSDTGIGISEKELPFIFDEFSQVMNNKRMDWQKGSGLGLPICKKLVDLHHGKITVNSTLGKGSTFYLELPYPITEQTQEDLTETESLVSQADRFKNIHLLVVDDANMNLLVIKMIFNKLDISFDTATNGEDALKAFDQKHYDMVLTDIEMPGMDGVELTKKIRAHQDSKKCGTPIIAITGQISPESHQNYISSGLNDYLVKPYKEKELLEKILDYLP from the coding sequence ATGAAGAATAAGCAAGTCTCCTTTATAATCATTCTGGTAATCATTGCATTCTTTATTGTGCTGCTGCTAAGAACCTCTTATATACATTATACCGGACAAAAAACACTTCAGGCTACCAGTCTGCTGAGAGATGTTAATAATGAGCAGATCTATAAACTGGACACCATTAACATGGGACTTCAGGAAGCCGAAAACAACTTTAGAATGTACACCTCCCTTTGGGATAAACAATATTTCATAAAGTATAGTAAAGGAATACAACGTGTTTCTGCCCTGCTGGAGAGCTTTTCCAAAGATGAAATGAAAGATGTTTCTACAGACATATCAAATGATCTGGCTAAAAGAAACAAACAGATTCTGCTTTACGCCAGCATTAAAAAGATGACGGATTCCCTGATGTCTGTCAACTTAAAAACAGATACTTCAAGAAATCCGATTCCGGCGATTGTATTTAAAAGATCTCCCAGACCAGTAGTTAAAAAGACTATCAGAACTGAGGTTATCGCCCCGGTGCCCGAAGTTAAAAAGACAAAATTCTTTCAACGTTTAAAAAGCGCGATCCTCAATAAAGGAGATAAAAAAGATACAGCTAAAACAAGTAAGATAGAAACTGTCACTGTCGAAGCTACTGAAAACGATAATGTTTACAGTAAAAAACAGATAGACGAAATCGAAAAATTCTACAAAAATATTTTTGAAAATCAGAGAGGAAACCATAAGCTGCTAGCTGAGAATGAGCGTTCTATTTTAAAGTTGAATGAACGGATTCTGGCTAATATCAAAGTCATGTTCAGTGAGTTCAGTGACAGGGAACGTCAGCTGCAGGAAAATAGAAGAGCTTCATTCAGAAGTCAGGCCCAGCACTCTTTAGAAGTTCTCGGTACTTCTGTAAAAATCAACTTCCTGATTAATGTATTCGCTATTGTAATCATTGTCTCCCTGCTGATTTCGTTATATATTGCTTACAATAAAATTGTACAGGCCAGCAAACTGGCTTCAGAACAGGTAATTGTTAAATCCAGATTTTTCACCAGTATAAGTCACGAAATGCGTACGCCCCTGAATGCAATTCTGGGCGCAACGGAACAGCTTAAAGCAACCCCGTTAAACACAGAACAGGAAGCTATGGCCAATTTACTGGAAACCTCTTCTTCTATGTTATTGTCTGCGGTAAACGAAATCCTCGACTTTTCACGTCTGGAAACCGGAAAACTATCGCTTTCGAAAACCCCTTTTCATTATAAGACTATTCTGCATGAAATCGTTGCTGCTACCGCTGTACTGGCAAATCAGAAGGGTCTGAAATTGATTCTGAATCAAAAAGACGCACCTGATTTACTGGTAACCGGAGATCCTTATCGTCTGAAACAGATCCTGGTCAACCTGATTGCCAATGCCATTAAATTCACCGACAAGGGCGAAGTGTTGGTAAAAGTAAATACAAAAAAGACCGAAGCCGGTCATATCCAGCTATATATAGAGGTTAGCGATACCGGAATTGGAATTTCAGAAAAAGAACTGCCGTTTATTTTTGATGAATTTTCGCAGGTCATGAACAACAAACGCATGGACTGGCAAAAAGGCTCCGGCCTGGGCTTACCTATCTGTAAAAAACTGGTAGATCTTCATCATGGTAAAATTACAGTAAACAGTACCCTGGGCAAAGGATCTACGTTTTATCTGGAATTACCTTACCCTATTACAGAACAGACACAGGAAGATTTAACAGAAACAGAAAGTCTGGTTTCACAGGCCGATCGTTTCAAAAATATCCATTTACTGGTCGTAGATGATGCAAATATGAATCTTCTGGTGATTAAAATGATATTCAATAAGCTTGATATTAGTTTTGATACGGCCACCAATGGCGAAGATGCTTTAAAGGCATTTGATCAAAAACATTACGATATGGTCCTGACTGACATTGAAATGCCAGGAATGGACGGAGTTGAACTGACCAAAAAAATCAGGGCACATCAGGATAGCAAAAAATGCGGAACACCGATTATAGCTATAACCGGCCAGATATCTCCGGAGTCTCATCAGAATTATATTTCTTCTGGTCTGAATGACTACCTGGTGAAACCCTATAAAGAGAAAGAACTGCTGGAAAAAATCCTCGATTATCTTCCTTAA
- a CDS encoding LysR family transcriptional regulator — MSDFRLEVFYTVARRLSFTKAAAALFITQPAVTKHINELEQQYDNKLFERKGNKIQLTAAGELLLSHTEALFDVYRNIDFDMNALVHKKEGILYLGASTTVSQYIIAPILAGFRKKFKAIEIRLINGNTEQIERALLEKEIQLGIIEGRSKHQEISYTEFIRDEIVLVCGKDHPLARKSELSKESILESSFVMREQGSGTLEVIDYALKEIGMRVADLKVEIQLGSTESIKSYLMHSHCLAFISVHALTDELQRGTLRIIDVAGLNIERYFYFIQLHGKPDGLSEVFLRHAQLAHNLK; from the coding sequence ATGTCAGACTTTCGTTTAGAGGTTTTTTATACCGTTGCCAGAAGGCTCAGTTTTACCAAAGCTGCGGCCGCATTATTTATTACGCAGCCTGCTGTTACCAAACATATCAATGAACTGGAACAGCAATATGATAATAAATTGTTTGAGCGTAAAGGCAATAAAATACAACTGACCGCTGCAGGAGAACTGTTACTAAGCCATACAGAAGCCTTGTTTGATGTTTACAGGAATATTGATTTTGATATGAACGCGCTGGTTCATAAAAAAGAGGGGATTTTGTATCTCGGTGCCAGTACCACAGTTTCTCAATATATTATAGCACCAATACTTGCCGGATTCAGGAAGAAGTTTAAAGCTATAGAGATCAGACTGATCAATGGCAATACTGAACAGATAGAAAGAGCTTTACTGGAAAAGGAAATTCAGCTGGGGATCATAGAAGGAAGATCTAAACATCAGGAAATCAGTTATACCGAGTTTATCAGGGATGAAATCGTACTGGTTTGTGGCAAAGATCATCCGCTGGCCAGAAAATCTGAACTGAGTAAAGAATCAATTCTGGAAAGTTCTTTTGTAATGCGGGAGCAGGGATCAGGAACGCTTGAAGTCATTGATTATGCTTTAAAAGAGATAGGGATGAGGGTTGCTGATCTTAAGGTGGAAATTCAGCTGGGCAGTACCGAAAGTATCAAATCATATCTGATGCACTCTCATTGTCTGGCTTTTATTTCTGTTCATGCCTTAACAGATGAGCTGCAGCGTGGAACATTAAGGATCATTGACGTAGCCGGATTAAACATAGAACGCTATTTTTATTTCATTCAGCTTCATGGTAAACCGGATGGTTTGTCAGAAGTTTTTCTTCGCCATGCACAATTGGCTCATAACCTGAAGTAA
- a CDS encoding YeiH family protein: MQMSLTTRKIIFILAALCCLLPFMSPPLALLLGLIVAQIMEHPFLHLNHRATNWLLKLAVVGLGFGMNLSSALAAGREGFLFTVASIFGVLILGFILGKLFKTERKTSFLISSGTAICGGSAIAALSPVMKAGEKEISAALGIVFILNSAALFIFPGIGHMLNLTQNQFGIWCAIAIHDTSSVVGAASKYGEQALQIATTVKLARALWIIPVALGTAFLFKTDQKKIKIPYFIGLFILAMLANTYLPGVKTLAPYLVSLAKVGLTLTLFLIGSGLSFQVIGAVGIKPFAQGVLLWVAISVASLWAIMVLV; the protein is encoded by the coding sequence ATGCAAATGAGTCTAACCACCCGTAAAATTATATTTATTCTTGCAGCATTATGCTGTCTGCTACCATTCATGTCTCCACCGCTGGCTTTACTGCTGGGGCTGATCGTTGCCCAGATTATGGAACATCCATTTCTGCACCTGAATCATCGGGCTACTAACTGGCTGTTGAAATTAGCGGTAGTCGGACTGGGTTTTGGGATGAATCTTTCATCTGCGCTGGCAGCAGGCAGGGAAGGCTTTTTATTCACGGTAGCTTCTATATTTGGTGTGCTTATACTGGGTTTTATTCTGGGTAAACTATTTAAAACAGAACGTAAAACCTCCTTCCTGATTTCTTCAGGCACAGCAATATGCGGAGGAAGTGCTATTGCTGCGCTATCTCCGGTCATGAAAGCCGGGGAAAAGGAGATCTCAGCTGCGCTTGGAATTGTATTTATACTGAATTCTGCAGCCTTATTTATATTTCCCGGTATTGGCCATATGCTGAATTTAACACAGAACCAGTTTGGAATATGGTGTGCAATAGCTATTCATGATACCAGTTCTGTAGTAGGAGCAGCCAGTAAATACGGGGAACAGGCGTTACAAATCGCTACGACGGTTAAACTGGCGCGTGCATTATGGATTATTCCTGTAGCGCTTGGTACTGCTTTTCTTTTTAAAACTGATCAGAAAAAGATTAAAATCCCTTACTTTATCGGCTTGTTTATTCTGGCAATGCTGGCAAATACCTATCTGCCGGGTGTGAAAACTTTGGCACCTTATCTGGTTTCTCTGGCTAAGGTGGGATTGACTTTAACACTGTTTCTGATCGGGAGCGGGTTATCATTTCAGGTTATCGGCGCTGTTGGGATCAAACCTTTTGCTCAGGGAGTTTTATTATGGGTAGCTATTTCTGTAGCTTCTTTATGGGCAATTATGGTACTGGTCTGA
- a CDS encoding discoidin domain-containing protein produces MKTKLLLLIPVLISFMACKKVTDTAGPGGGSAKADSVTTADGYSSDHIHNLNLVYFIPNDLDTLPGYQKRLSDLMLWGQKFYKDEMTRNGYADKTFGLFTSLTKGVKIIVIRGTKPKSGYPYSGGSGAVSQEINAYFTAHPTENTSAHTLVIIPRYEFKADGTPSGGPFYGTGKWCYALDYEGLDIKNLGKTDADGKRFSVWFGGMMHELGHGLNLPHNCQKVSENATLGMALMWAGNGTLGISKTFLTATDAAILNVNQIFNKDDKPRYGAVKASISKIHAKYDAGKAAIVVSGRFTSDVKVNSVVYYNDPNVNNEGTGVNKDYNATTWESKAIGLDSFYVEMPISELKYKDGNPYELKVKLVHDNGNVTETIYNYEFVNNIPVLNFSSRDEFSKTGWSVINVSSQETSQEDGKSANLIDGVINTYWHSQYSGTTAAYPHSFTIDMAAAKQVTGISITQRNGLQRAVKDLEILYSTDGSSFVSAGSYVLANVNGAQYINLPSPQNFRYYKIIAKSSYDGQPFAALSEVGAY; encoded by the coding sequence ATGAAAACAAAACTATTACTATTAATTCCGGTACTAATCAGCTTTATGGCTTGTAAGAAAGTCACGGACACCGCAGGACCAGGTGGTGGCAGTGCGAAAGCCGACTCAGTAACTACTGCTGATGGATATAGCAGCGATCATATCCATAACCTTAATCTTGTCTATTTTATACCGAATGATCTGGATACTTTACCGGGTTATCAGAAACGTTTAAGTGATCTGATGCTTTGGGGACAAAAATTCTATAAAGATGAAATGACCCGCAACGGTTATGCAGATAAAACTTTTGGCTTATTTACAAGCCTGACAAAAGGGGTGAAAATTATTGTAATCAGAGGTACTAAACCAAAAAGCGGTTATCCGTATTCTGGTGGAAGTGGTGCGGTTTCACAAGAGATCAATGCATATTTTACCGCACATCCGACAGAAAATACAAGTGCACATACTCTGGTTATTATACCACGTTATGAATTTAAAGCGGATGGAACACCAAGTGGCGGACCATTTTATGGAACAGGAAAATGGTGTTATGCACTGGATTATGAAGGGCTGGATATTAAAAACCTGGGAAAAACTGATGCTGACGGCAAACGTTTCAGCGTTTGGTTTGGTGGAATGATGCATGAATTAGGACATGGTCTTAATTTGCCGCATAACTGCCAGAAAGTATCAGAAAATGCAACGCTGGGTATGGCGCTGATGTGGGCTGGTAATGGTACACTGGGAATCTCTAAAACTTTTTTAACAGCTACAGATGCTGCTATTTTAAATGTAAACCAGATCTTTAATAAAGATGATAAGCCCCGTTATGGAGCTGTTAAAGCATCAATTAGTAAGATTCATGCGAAATACGACGCTGGCAAAGCTGCAATTGTGGTTTCAGGCAGATTTACTTCTGATGTAAAGGTTAACAGTGTGGTTTATTATAATGACCCGAATGTCAACAATGAAGGTACAGGCGTCAATAAAGATTATAATGCAACTACCTGGGAATCCAAGGCGATCGGACTGGATAGTTTTTATGTTGAAATGCCGATTTCCGAGCTTAAATATAAAGACGGTAATCCTTATGAGCTGAAAGTAAAACTGGTTCATGATAATGGAAATGTCACTGAAACAATTTATAACTATGAATTTGTAAATAATATTCCGGTATTGAATTTCAGCAGCAGAGATGAATTCAGTAAAACAGGATGGAGTGTAATCAATGTAAGCTCGCAGGAGACTTCACAGGAGGATGGTAAATCTGCCAACCTGATTGATGGAGTAATCAATACTTACTGGCATTCACAATATTCTGGTACAACAGCTGCTTATCCGCACTCTTTTACTATTGATATGGCGGCTGCTAAACAGGTAACGGGTATTAGTATTACACAGAGAAATGGTTTACAAAGAGCTGTGAAAGATCTTGAGATCTTATATAGCACTGATGGATCTTCGTTTGTTTCTGCGGGATCTTATGTGCTGGCTAATGTTAATGGTGCGCAGTATATTAATCTGCCATCACCGCAAAACTTCCGTTATTATAAAATAATTGCCAAATCTTCTTATGATGGACAGCCATTTGCTGCCCTATCAGAAGTTGGGGCTTATTGA
- a CDS encoding cupin domain-containing protein, which yields MTTTRRGFISTASLSTFGLVTAATSLDLLIPKKAEAAVKSTVKNGYEGPQAELEDFVYDIENGSKGWVGPGGTAKEATVEEFPVSQSIAGVIMRLNPGSFRELHWHSIAAEWAYVLEGSVRTTVVAPDGTTATDDFEKGDIWYFPKGHGHCLQCIGNKSCLFLLVFDNGHFSEFGTFSSTDWINHLSPEILARNSGLPASAFASSPHKELYIGTGKIATATKPQNIDPNIPPSYAAHKFRMETDGVYQKYHGGSTRKVSVQEFPIQKTLTALRMDIEPGAIRELHWHPNADEWQYVMSGQGNLSIFGSHGRVKTMPYKKGMVSFIKQGFGHYIENTGTETLKLIIVFNSDEYQDISLNDWLASNPAQLVEDHFGITPAQTAVLANHKKGIF from the coding sequence ATGACAACTACAAGACGCGGATTCATTTCCACAGCATCTTTATCAACTTTCGGTTTGGTAACAGCAGCAACAAGCTTAGATTTATTAATTCCCAAAAAGGCTGAGGCAGCAGTAAAATCAACAGTAAAAAATGGCTATGAAGGCCCACAAGCAGAATTGGAAGATTTCGTATACGACATTGAAAACGGCAGTAAAGGTTGGGTTGGCCCTGGTGGTACAGCTAAGGAAGCCACCGTCGAAGAATTTCCGGTATCCCAAAGTATTGCAGGAGTAATTATGCGGTTAAATCCAGGCAGTTTCCGTGAATTACACTGGCACTCTATCGCAGCAGAATGGGCCTATGTTTTGGAAGGAAGTGTACGTACAACCGTTGTTGCTCCGGATGGAACTACAGCAACAGATGATTTCGAAAAAGGTGATATCTGGTATTTCCCAAAAGGCCACGGACATTGCCTGCAGTGTATAGGTAATAAATCATGCCTGTTCTTATTGGTCTTTGACAATGGTCACTTTTCTGAATTTGGAACGTTCAGTTCAACAGACTGGATAAATCATCTCTCTCCTGAGATACTGGCACGCAATTCCGGATTACCGGCAAGTGCATTTGCATCTTCCCCTCATAAAGAGCTTTATATTGGTACAGGTAAAATAGCCACAGCCACAAAACCACAAAACATAGATCCAAATATACCACCGAGTTACGCTGCCCATAAATTCCGCATGGAGACCGATGGTGTTTATCAAAAATACCATGGCGGTTCTACCAGAAAAGTATCTGTTCAGGAATTCCCTATTCAAAAGACATTAACTGCTTTAAGGATGGACATTGAACCGGGAGCAATCCGTGAATTGCATTGGCACCCCAATGCTGACGAATGGCAATATGTTATGAGCGGACAGGGAAATCTGAGTATTTTTGGTTCACATGGACGGGTAAAAACAATGCCCTACAAAAAGGGTATGGTTTCGTTTATCAAACAAGGTTTTGGCCACTATATAGAAAACACCGGTACTGAAACCCTCAAATTGATTATTGTTTTCAACTCTGACGAATATCAGGATATATCACTCAATGACTGGCTGGCATCTAACCCGGCACAACTGGTAGAGGATCACTTCGGCATTACCCCGGCACAAACAGCTGTACTGGCAAATCATAAAAAAGGAATCTTTTAA
- a CDS encoding FadR/GntR family transcriptional regulator codes for MSNSIKLYEKVINLIKEDISQGKYKAGEKIPSEPELMKLYSVGRSSIREAIKTLAISGILKVQQGSGTFVNNSFQEVSIEQRLRRADFDDVNAVRRLLEKELVKLATQNRTDEQLLEIEQCLENRKTAIQAEDAQSCADADIAFHTAIARASANPVLSDLYYSFTLIMRNFFSAREKQGISRFAMNHHLHEQLFKAIKSKKLSQSQAVLQKILDNNY; via the coding sequence TTGAGCAACTCCATCAAACTTTACGAAAAGGTCATCAATCTGATTAAGGAAGATATCTCTCAGGGAAAATATAAAGCAGGGGAGAAGATTCCATCTGAACCTGAGCTGATGAAATTATACAGTGTTGGCCGGTCAAGTATCAGGGAAGCCATTAAAACGCTTGCAATTTCAGGAATTTTGAAAGTACAGCAGGGATCTGGTACTTTTGTCAATAATAGTTTTCAGGAGGTCAGTATTGAACAGCGGTTAAGACGGGCCGATTTTGATGATGTCAACGCAGTCAGAAGATTACTGGAAAAGGAGCTTGTAAAGCTCGCTACGCAAAATCGTACAGATGAACAGCTTTTAGAGATTGAACAATGCCTGGAGAATCGTAAAACAGCTATTCAGGCCGAAGATGCCCAGTCTTGTGCTGATGCAGATATTGCTTTTCATACGGCTATTGCCAGGGCTTCTGCCAATCCGGTATTATCCGATTTATATTATAGTTTTACGCTGATCATGCGTAATTTCTTTAGTGCCAGAGAGAAACAGGGAATCAGCCGTTTTGCTATGAATCATCATTTGCATGAGCAATTATTTAAAGCCATTAAAAGTAAAAAACTAAGCCAGTCACAGGCTGTGTTGCAAAAGATTCTGGATAATAACTATTAA
- a CDS encoding heparin lyase I family protein — protein sequence MKNTKIAGITLALSSLFLLTNCKKQAESPLLQNDLKTSGTQTNAVNTLALLFNGDASNGSSNVWKDINVEQTGTVTTVNDETGTLCWSFNKPIGSHRAEGHGAKNFQAVEGSDIYIGWTSKLYIPLTLKTEAVFQWKAYPTSKAKANHPLMLRTNNGRLELQHFDENHTATVPWSIALTSGTWQQFVVRMKVSEDDTVGFIEFWYNGVQQTFTNGSKRLKCRTLDSDYCDPKWGVYGGDSSKVTHVVKKIRIASTYADAAQ from the coding sequence ATGAAAAACACAAAAATTGCAGGAATCACGCTGGCCCTAAGCAGCCTTTTTTTACTGACAAATTGTAAAAAACAGGCCGAAAGTCCGCTTTTACAGAATGATTTAAAAACTTCAGGTACTCAGACCAATGCCGTAAACACCTTAGCCTTATTATTTAACGGAGATGCCTCCAATGGCAGCAGCAATGTCTGGAAAGACATCAATGTGGAACAAACCGGAACTGTTACGACAGTCAATGACGAAACAGGAACACTATGCTGGAGTTTCAATAAACCAATTGGAAGCCATCGTGCAGAAGGGCATGGGGCAAAGAATTTCCAGGCTGTTGAAGGATCAGATATTTATATCGGATGGACCAGCAAATTATACATTCCGCTCACTTTAAAAACTGAAGCTGTATTTCAGTGGAAAGCCTATCCTACTTCTAAAGCAAAAGCGAATCACCCGCTGATGCTGCGCACAAATAATGGCAGATTAGAATTACAGCATTTTGATGAAAATCATACCGCTACAGTTCCATGGTCAATTGCGCTAACTTCCGGTACCTGGCAACAATTTGTTGTCCGCATGAAAGTATCAGAAGATGACACAGTTGGTTTTATAGAATTCTGGTATAATGGAGTTCAGCAAACCTTTACCAATGGCAGTAAAAGACTAAAATGCAGAACATTGGATAGCGACTACTGCGATCCGAAATGGGGTGTATATGGTGGCGACTCTTCAAAGGTAACTCACGTGGTAAAGAAAATACGCATTGCCTCAACCTATGCTGACGCAGCTCAGTAA
- a CDS encoding DUF6265 family protein has product MKNLRLFSTALIFIISTSVYGQAQNGGNKQTGAKPTLKKLEWLIGKWKRTNVKPGQTATESWVKESASRFKGQGVVIKGNDTTFVEKLSLLVKDDQIFYVADVKENKGLVYFKLSSITSTGFVCENAEHDFPKKIVYQVSGKDLKATISGNGKSIDYSFVKL; this is encoded by the coding sequence ATGAAGAACCTAAGACTATTTTCTACGGCTCTGATTTTTATAATCAGTACCAGTGTTTACGGACAAGCACAGAACGGGGGCAACAAACAGACGGGAGCAAAACCTACGCTGAAAAAACTGGAATGGCTGATCGGGAAATGGAAGCGTACTAATGTTAAACCTGGCCAGACAGCTACAGAAAGCTGGGTGAAAGAGTCTGCTTCCCGGTTTAAAGGGCAGGGGGTAGTGATTAAAGGAAATGACACGACTTTTGTTGAAAAGCTCAGCTTGCTCGTGAAAGATGATCAGATTTTTTATGTCGCCGATGTCAAAGAAAATAAAGGTCTTGTTTATTTTAAGCTGAGCTCAATTACTTCAACTGGTTTTGTCTGCGAGAATGCGGAACATGATTTCCCTAAAAAAATTGTATATCAGGTATCCGGCAAAGATCTGAAAGCAACTATTTCAGGAAATGGTAAAAGCATTGATTATTCTTTTGTGAAATTATAA